The Streptomyces cyaneogriseus subsp. noncyanogenus region TCGCCCGGGGCAAGCCCGCGCCCGACGTGTTCCTGGAGGCGGCCCGCCGCCTCGGCGCGCGCCCGGCCGACTGCGTGGTGCTGGAGGACGCCGCCCCGGGCGCCGCCGCGGCGCACGCCGCCGGGATGCGGTGCATCGCGATCCCGTACGTCGCCGCCCAGGCCGCCGCCCCGGAGTTCGCCACCGCCGGGCTGCTGCTGCGCGGCGGCCAGCGGGAGTTCACCGCCCGGGCCGCCTACGACTGGCTCGCGCGGACGGCTCCGTCCTCGTGAACCCGCCGGTGGGGCCGGCGGCACCTGCGGCGGCGCGCGCGGTGCCGTACGCGGCCGGGGGCCGTCGGCTCACCGGCGCGGTGCGCCCCGGCGGCGGACCGCCGGCCGCGGACGCCGGTGACGTCCCCAGCGGTGCGCGGCCCGCGTGACCCGGAGTGCCGTTACGGCCCGGTGCCGGAGCGGGGTCATTCCCGACGGGCCGGTCCGGCCCCCAGCAGGTGCAGGTACAGGGCGGTGACATCGCGCACGGCGTCCTGGTGGACGCCGGGCCGCTCGGCGGTGCGGCGGGCGAACTCGACGCACATGCCGCCCACCGCGCGGGCCAGGGTGAGCGGCTCGGCGAGCGGGCGGGCGCGGCCCTCGGCGGCGAGGCGGCGGATGTAGCGGGCGTGGCGGTGCACGGGCCGCTCCCTGATCTCCCGCCACAGCTCCGCCACGTCCGGGTCGGTGCGGGCCTGCTGCTCCAGCAGGCCGAGCAGGGGCAGGTGCCGGGCGTAGGCGGCGACGAACGCGCCCACGGACGCCTCCGCCACGGCCCGCACGTCGTCGGTGTCGACGCCGGGGACCTCCTGTGCGGCGAGGAAGGCGTCCCGCACACGCGCCGCGAGGACGCGGAAGACCTCCTCCTTGGAGGCGAAGTACACGTAGAAGCCCGCGCGGGACACCTCGGCCTCGGCGGTGATGTCGGCGACGGTGGCGGGACTGTAGCCGAGCCGGGTGAAGACGGCCTCGGCCGCGTCGAGGAGGCGGGCGCGGGCCGGGGCCTCGGTGCGGTCGCGGGCGGTGCGGACGGCCCATGCCTTGTGTGTGCGTGCCACCCGGCTCAGCGTATTGACGTTGACGTCAATGTCAATGACCATGACAAGCCGGTCGATGCCGTCCTGGAGGCTCCCATGGGTTCTGCCGCCGTGCTCGTCGCCAACCGCGGGGAGATCGCCGTCCGGGTGCTGCGGGCCGCGTCGGAGGCCGGGATGCGCGCGGTCGCCGTGCACGCCGAGGGGGACGAGGCGCACGTCCGGGCGGCCGACGAGGCGGTCGCGGTGACCGGGTACCTGGACGCGGACGCCCTGCTCGCCGCCGCCCGCCGCACGGGCTGCGGCTTCCTCCACCCGGGCTACGGGTTCCTGAGCGAGAACGCGGACTTCGCGCGCCGGTGCGCGCGGGCGGGGATCGTGTTCGTCGGGCCGTCACCGGAGGTGCTGGAGGTCTTCGGGGACAAGGCACGCGCCCGTGACCTCGCGGTCGCGGCGGGGGTGCCGGTACTGCCGGGGACGCGGGGCGCCACCACGCAGGCGCGGGCCCGGGAGTTCCTCGCGGGCGGACCGCTGATGATCAAGGCGGTCGCCGGGGGCGGCGGGCGCGGGATGCGGGTCGTACGGCGGGCCGGGGAGCTGGCGGAAGCCTGGGAGAGGTGCGCGTCGGAGGCCGAGGCGGCCTTCGGCCGGGGCGAGTTGTACGTGGAGCGGCTGCTGGAGGGCGCCCGGCACGTCGAGGTCCAGATCGTCGGGGACGCGACCGGGGCGGTCACCCACCTGTGGGACCGGGACTGCAGTGCCCAGCGCCGCCACCAGAAGCTGATCGAGATCGCGCCGGCCCCGGAACTGCCCGATGCCGTGCGGCAGGAGATCCTCGACAGCGCCCTGCGCCTGGCTCGCGCCGCCGGGTGCACGGGCCTGGTCACCGTGGAGTTCCTCGTCCGGGGCGATGCCTTCCACTTCATCGAGGCCAATCCGCGGCTCCAGGTGGAGCACACGGTCACCGAGGAGGTGACCGGCGTCGACCTGGTCGCCGTCCAGCTCGGGCTGGCCGCCGGCCGGACGCTGGAGGACCTGGGCCTGGCCGGTCCGCCCGCGCCGCCGCGCGGCTGCGCCGTGCAGGCGCGGGTGTACGCCGAGACGGCGGGCCCCGACGGCAGCGTGCGCCCGTCGGCCGGGCGCCTCACCCGCTTCGACGTGCCGGCCGGGCCCGGCATCCGGGTCGACACGGCCGCCCGGACCGGGACCGAGGTGGACGTCCGCTACGACCCTCTGCTCGCGAAGGTCGTCGCGCATGTGCCCGGCGGCGGTGTGGAGGCGGCGTGCGCACGGGCGCGGCGGGCGCTGGGCGAGTTCACCGTGGAGGGGGTGCGGACGGGGCTCGGGCTGCTGCGGGAGGTGCTGGCCCGGCCCCGTTTCTGGGCACACACCCAGGTCGTCGCCGAGCATGCCCGGCCCGGTGCCGAGGACGTGACCGGGCGGGCCGCGGACGGGACGGTGCCCGCGCCGATGAGCGGCACGGTCGTCTCCGTCGACGTCTCCCCCGGCGAACCGGTGCGCGCCGGGCAGCAGTTGCTGGTGATCGAGGCCATGAAGATGGAGCACGTGGTGCGGGCGCCGGGCGCCGGGGTGGTGGACGCCGTGCACGCGCGCGTGGGCGCCACGGTCGGCGAGGGCCGGGTGCTCGTCACCCTCGACGGGGTGTCCGGCGCGCCCGCGCAGGCGGCGCCCGCCGACGCGGCCGGCCCGGACCACGTCCGCGCCGACCTGGCCGAGGCGCTGCGCCGGCACGCCGCCGGACTGGACGAGCACCGGCCGGAAGCGGTGGCCGGGCGGCACGCCTCGGGCCGGCGCACGGCCCGCGAGAACATCGGCGACCTGTGCGACCCCGGTACCTTCACCGAGTTCGGGGCCCTGGCGATCGCCGCCCAGCGCCGCCGCCGCTCGCTGGAAGACCTGATCCGCAGCACCCCGGCCGACGGCATGGTCACCGGCACCGGGCGGATCGGCGGCGCGCCGTGCGTGGTGATGTCGTACGACTACACGGTCCTCGCCGGCACACAGGGGCTGAACAACCACCGCAAGGCGGACCGCATGCTGCACCTCGCCGCCGAACGGCGGCTGCCGGTGGTGCTGTTCGCGGAGGGCGGCGGCGGCCGTCCCGGCGACACGGACACGGCCTCCGCGGCGGGGCTGCATGTGCCCACCTTCCACCGGATGGGGCGGTTGAGCGGCCTGGTCCCGCTGGTCGGCATCGCCTCGGGCCGCTGCTTCGCGGGCAACGCGGCCCTGCTCGGCTGCTGCGACGTGGTGATCGCCACGCCCGAGGCCACCATCGGGATGGGCGGGCCCGCGATGATCGAGGGCGGCGGCCTCGGCGTGTACCGGCCCGAGGAGGTGGGCCCGCTGTCGGTGCAGGTGCCCAACGGGGTGGTGGACATCGCAGTCGCCGACGAGGCGGAGGCCGTGACGACGGCCCGGCGCTACCTGTCGTACTTCCAGGGCCGCCAGGAGGAGTGGGAGGCACCGGACCAGCGGGCGCTGCGGCACGCGGTGCCGGAGAACCGCCGCCGCGCCTACGACGTCCGGGCGGTGATCGACGGGCTGGCGGACACCGGTTCCGTGCTGGAGCTGCGGCCGGCCTTCGGCGTGGGCGTGCTGACCTGCCTGGTGCGCATCGAGGGACGGCCGCTGGGACTGATCGCCAGCAACCCGGCCCACCTGGGCGGGGCGATCGACCGGGACGCGGCCGACAAGACCGCCCGCTTCCTCCAGCTCTGCGACGCCTTCGGCCTGCCGGTCGTCTCGCTGTGCGACACCCCGGGCTTCATGGTCGGTCCGGACGCGGAACGGACGGCGACGGTACGGCACTTCGCCCGTCTCTTCGTGACCGGCGCCCATCTGCGGGTGCCGCTGGTCGCCCTGGTGCTGCGCAAGGCGTACGGGCTGGGCGCGATGGCCCTGATGGGCGGCTCGACCCGCGTCCCCCTGGCCGTCGCCGCCTGGCCGAGCGGCGAGTTCGGCGGCATGGGCCTGGAGGGCGCGGTCCGCCTCGGCTACCGCAGGGAGCTGGCGGCGGTCGAGGACCCCGAGGAGCGGCGGCGGGCCTTCGAGGCTCGGGTGGCGGAGCTGTACGAGCACGGGAAGGCCGTGAACGCGGCGGCGGCGCTGGAGATCGACGCGGTGATCGATCCGGCGGGGTCGCGGGCGTGGATCCTGGCGGCGCTGGAGGGGTGGCCGGGCCCCGAGGGCGAGGGGCGCGGCTTCGTCGACACCTGGTGAGGCCGGTCAGGACGGCGGCGGCACGTCCCACTGCCGCCCGAGGCCGGACAGGCGCTGCCGGACGGTGTCCGCCGCGGCGACGGCCCGGTAGCCGTGGCCGGACCGCTCCACGACCGCGACGCGCGGGCAGGCGAGAAACGCCAGGGTGTCGGTCACCTCGGTCTCGGTGGCGCGCACCCCGCGGCCGCGCAGTTCCCGCCGGACGGCGGCCACGTCGAGCCAGCCGCCTTCCTGCAACGGGTCCTCGGCCTCCTCGATGAGGATGTCCACCAGGCTGCGCTCCAGCCGGGCGCGGTCCCGCTGCGCCTGCCAGGCCCGGCGCAGGTGGTCGGCCCGCTGGTCCGCGCGCAGCCCGGGATCGACCAGGGGCTCCAGCTCGGGCGGGGTGAGCGGGGTGAGCTCCTGGGCCCGTACGGCCTCGGCGAGCAGGCCGGTGAGGACGACGGCGATGGCGGGGTCGTCGTCCGCCGCCTGGAGCAGCCGGCGGTCGAAGCCGGGACCGATGAGGAGGGTGATGTCGGCGCCGATCTCCGCGCGGTGTTCCGGCAGCCCGTAGAGGTGCTGCTCGGTGACCCGCCCGCTGGAGGACGCCTTGGCCTCCACGGCCAGGACGCGGCTCCGGGCGCCCACTCCGTGCCGTACCCGGCCGTCGGCGTGGCCCGTTCCGCCGATCCACTCGCCCGGCATGCCGAGATGGCCGAGGGCCTCGACGGCGGCGCGTTCCAGGCGTTCGTGGTCGCCGCCGTGCAGGGCGGCGGCCTCCAGCTCCGCGGCGAGGGCCTCGGCCCGGCCGGCCCGGGCCGGAAAGGCCGGTTCCGGTACGGCCGCGGCGGCGGAGCGGGTGGACTCCGGGGCGGACAGGCAGGGCACGGTGTCGCGGAAGGCCCGGCCGAGCGCGGTCACCGCGTAGGCGGTGTGGGACGTCTTGGTCACCAGACCGCACGCCAGCAGGAGATCCAGTCGGGCCTTGACCGCGGCGGGCGTCGGCGTGCGCCCGCCCGCGCCGGTGCGGACGGCGGCCCGCTCGGCGAGACCGGCGGCCGTCGGCGGCGCGCAGTCGTCCAGGTCGTGGAGGATCTCCGCGAAGTAGAAGACGTGGGCGTGGACGATCCGGGCCAGGTCGACGGCCTGGTCGGTGGCCACCCAGTCCGCGCCCGCCTCGGTGGCGGCCCAGGCCGTCGAGGAGACACGGCGGACGAGTCCGAGCTGCTTGACGGTGTCGCGGGCCGTCCTGGCGCTGGAGACGCGGCTGGTGCCGGGGAACTCGTCCAGCACCAGCCGGGTGAAGGCGTCGTCGGTCAGCCGGGGCATGGCGGCTTCCGTCAGCAGGCGCAGCGCCTCCAGCCGCCCGTCGCCCTCCTGGCCGCCCGGGACGTAGAGGGCGGCGGCCCGGGCCCGGTTCTCCAGGGCGCGCGTGTCGAGCCCCGCCAGCAGGGCGGCGACGGCCGCCGGGGGCTCCGGCAGATCGGCGGGCTCCTCCCCTTCGACGGGCGCGGTGCCCGGCACCAGCAGCGACTGGGCGCGCTTGCCCTCCGCCGTCAGGTGGACCCGCCCGTCGAACAGGTCGGCGAGCCGCAGGGTCCGCATCCAGTTGGTGCGGTCCCGTACCGGTCCCGCCGAGTCCCAGGGCAGTGCGAAGCGCTCGCCGGCGTCCCGGCGGAGCTCCTCGTGGCCGGCCGGCTGCCGGGTGAGCGCCTCCATCAGCTCCCCGACGTAGCGGACGTGCGTGTGGAGGGTGCCGATCAGGACGACGGGGTCCCCCTCCGTCTGCCACCGCCGCGCCGCCTCCGACGGCTTGAAGGACGCGCCCGCCCGGCGCAGCACTCCGGCGCGGGCCAGCCCGGAGAGCGTCCTGCGGGCCGTCTCCCGCCGCACCTCCAGCAGCTCGGCGACGTCGTCGAGGACGTCCGCGGCCTCCGACGGCCGTGCCAAGCGCTCCAACAGGGTCCGCAACGTGTCGGCCCATCGCAGGGAGGAGCCGGGCAGCGTGGGAGCGGTGGCCGTGCGAAGCGACCAGGGCAGCGGGATGAAGGTGTGGTCCATGGCCGTGGACATTAGGAAGATCGCCTTGCCCGAGGGGGCGGTCGAAGCAGGTGACCCCCGAAAGGGTGAACCGGCCCGCGTGGTCCCCCGTGCCGGAAAACCTCGTGCGTACCGTTGACGCTTTGCCGTCCCCCCTCTAGCGTCTGGTCGATCACTCGCACGTTGTTCAATATTTCGAACAATGGGACGTGGAGGCGACATGGCACCGCCCTTGTCCAGACGGCACCTTCTCCAGACGGCCGTGCTCACGGCGGTCACCCACGGGGCGACGACAGGCGTCGCGACCGCCGCGCACGGCCGGTCCCCGGCCGCCCCCGTGCCGGCGCCGGACGCCTGGGGCGTGCGGCCGTTCGCGCTCGGGGACGTCGCCCTCGGCCCCGGCGTCTTCGCCGACAAGCGGCGGCTGATGCTCGACCACGCCCGCGGCTACGACGTGAACCGGCTGCTCCAGGTGTTCCGCGCCAACGCCGGGCTGTCCACCCTCGGCGCGGTCGCCCCCGGCGGCTGGGAGGGGCTGGACGGCGAGGCCAACGGGAATCTGCGCGGGCACTACACCGGGCACTTCCTGACCATGCTGTCCCAGGCTTACGCCGGCACCGGCGAGCAGGTGTTCGCGGACAAGATCCGCACGATGGTCGGGGCGCTGGCCGAGGTGCGGGAGGCGCTGCGGCGGGAACCGGCCGTGCTGAGCACCGACGGCCGGTTCGGCGGGGCCGTGGAGAACGTCCGCGGGTCGTACCAGTACGTCGACCTGCCGGCCGGCGTCCTCGGCGGTGCGGCCGAGATCACCCTGGCCGCCTGGGTGAGGCCCGCGCACGACGGTGCCTGGGCACGGGTGTGCGACTTCGGCGACGACACCACCCGCTATCTGTACCTGGCCGCCCGGGACGCCGCCGGGGTGCCGCGGTTCGCGATCACCACCGAAGGTCCCGGCGGCGAACAGGCGCTCAGCGGCACCGCCGCACTGCCGTCCGGCCGGTGGAGCCATCTGGCGGTCACCCTGGCCGGCGGCACCGGCACGCTGTACGTCGACGGGGTGGCGGTGGCCCGCAACACCGCCATGTCGCTCACCCCGGCCGCCCTCGGCCCCCTCGCCCACCACTGGCTGGGCCGGTCCCACTTCGCCGCCGACCCCGTGTTCGCGGGCGCCTTCGGCGGGTTCGACATGTGGTCGCGGGCCCTGACCGCCGACGAGATCGCCCGGTTGCAGAGCGGCCCGGGCCGCGGCGACCTCGTCTCGTACGCCTTCGACGAGACGAGCGGCGGCACCTTCGCGGACGGCTCCGGCCGGGGGCTGACCGCCACCCTGCGCCGCACCTGGGGCGGGCCCAGCCACCCCGGGTTCCTCGCCGCGTACCCGGAGACGCAGTTCATCCAGCTCGAGTCGATGACCGGCAGCGACTACACCAAGGTGTGGGCGCCGTACTACACCGCGCACAAGATCCTGCGGGGGCTGCTGGACGCCCATCTGACCACCGGCGACGACCGGGCGCTCGACCTCGCGTCCGGCCTGTGCGACTGGATGCACTCCCGGCTGTCGCGGCTGCCCGCCGCCACGCTGCAGCGCATGTGGGGCATCTTCTCCAGCGGGGAGTTCGGCGGCATCGTCGAGGCGATCTGCGATCTGCACGCGCTCACCGGCAAGGCCGAACACCTCGCGCTGGCCCGGCTGTTCGACCTCGACCGGCTGATCGACGCCTGCGCCGCCGGCACCGACGTCCTCGACGGCCTGCACGCCAACCAGCACATACCGATCTTCACCGGGTACGTGCGCCTGTACGACGAGACGGGCG contains the following coding sequences:
- a CDS encoding beta-L-arabinofuranosidase domain-containing protein — encoded protein: MAPPLSRRHLLQTAVLTAVTHGATTGVATAAHGRSPAAPVPAPDAWGVRPFALGDVALGPGVFADKRRLMLDHARGYDVNRLLQVFRANAGLSTLGAVAPGGWEGLDGEANGNLRGHYTGHFLTMLSQAYAGTGEQVFADKIRTMVGALAEVREALRREPAVLSTDGRFGGAVENVRGSYQYVDLPAGVLGGAAEITLAAWVRPAHDGAWARVCDFGDDTTRYLYLAARDAAGVPRFAITTEGPGGEQALSGTAALPSGRWSHLAVTLAGGTGTLYVDGVAVARNTAMSLTPAALGPLAHHWLGRSHFAADPVFAGAFGGFDMWSRALTADEIARLQSGPGRGDLVSYAFDETSGGTFADGSGRGLTATLRRTWGGPSHPGFLAAYPETQFIQLESMTGSDYTKVWAPYYTAHKILRGLLDAHLTTGDDRALDLASGLCDWMHSRLSRLPAATLQRMWGIFSSGEFGGIVEAICDLHALTGKAEHLALARLFDLDRLIDACAAGTDVLDGLHANQHIPIFTGYVRLYDETGEERYLTAAKNFWGMVVPHRMYGIGGTSSGEFWKARDVIAGTMSATTAETCCAYNMLKLSRTLFFHDQDPAYMDYYERALYNQVLGSKQDRPDAEKPLVTYFIGLTPGHVRDYTPKQGTTCCEGTGMESATKYQDSVYFAQADGSALYVNLYSPTTLTWAEKGVTVTQTTDFPREQGTTLTIGGGSASFALRLRVPSWATAGFRVTVNGRPVPGTPRPGGYFTVSRTWRRGDIVRVGIPFRLRVEKTPDDPSLQTLFLGPVNLVARDPATHHLELGLYRNAGLSGDLLPSLTPVPGEPLHYTLGGIALAPFFEGTEDPTHAYFRRAEPRVVFGGTDSGVANPARPDGTTLLDDIWAGAPFADKGALVARVRSAVDAWRSAGLLGRADGDRVVETARRASYAP
- a CDS encoding acetyl-CoA carboxylase family protein, with protein sequence MGSAAVLVANRGEIAVRVLRAASEAGMRAVAVHAEGDEAHVRAADEAVAVTGYLDADALLAAARRTGCGFLHPGYGFLSENADFARRCARAGIVFVGPSPEVLEVFGDKARARDLAVAAGVPVLPGTRGATTQARAREFLAGGPLMIKAVAGGGGRGMRVVRRAGELAEAWERCASEAEAAFGRGELYVERLLEGARHVEVQIVGDATGAVTHLWDRDCSAQRRHQKLIEIAPAPELPDAVRQEILDSALRLARAAGCTGLVTVEFLVRGDAFHFIEANPRLQVEHTVTEEVTGVDLVAVQLGLAAGRTLEDLGLAGPPAPPRGCAVQARVYAETAGPDGSVRPSAGRLTRFDVPAGPGIRVDTAARTGTEVDVRYDPLLAKVVAHVPGGGVEAACARARRALGEFTVEGVRTGLGLLREVLARPRFWAHTQVVAEHARPGAEDVTGRAADGTVPAPMSGTVVSVDVSPGEPVRAGQQLLVIEAMKMEHVVRAPGAGVVDAVHARVGATVGEGRVLVTLDGVSGAPAQAAPADAAGPDHVRADLAEALRRHAAGLDEHRPEAVAGRHASGRRTARENIGDLCDPGTFTEFGALAIAAQRRRRSLEDLIRSTPADGMVTGTGRIGGAPCVVMSYDYTVLAGTQGLNNHRKADRMLHLAAERRLPVVLFAEGGGGRPGDTDTASAAGLHVPTFHRMGRLSGLVPLVGIASGRCFAGNAALLGCCDVVIATPEATIGMGGPAMIEGGGLGVYRPEEVGPLSVQVPNGVVDIAVADEAEAVTTARRYLSYFQGRQEEWEAPDQRALRHAVPENRRRAYDVRAVIDGLADTGSVLELRPAFGVGVLTCLVRIEGRPLGLIASNPAHLGGAIDRDAADKTARFLQLCDAFGLPVVSLCDTPGFMVGPDAERTATVRHFARLFVTGAHLRVPLVALVLRKAYGLGAMALMGGSTRVPLAVAAWPSGEFGGMGLEGAVRLGYRRELAAVEDPEERRRAFEARVAELYEHGKAVNAAAALEIDAVIDPAGSRAWILAALEGWPGPEGEGRGFVDTW
- a CDS encoding TetR/AcrR family transcriptional regulator; amino-acid sequence: MARTHKAWAVRTARDRTEAPARARLLDAAEAVFTRLGYSPATVADITAEAEVSRAGFYVYFASKEEVFRVLAARVRDAFLAAQEVPGVDTDDVRAVAEASVGAFVAAYARHLPLLGLLEQQARTDPDVAELWREIRERPVHRHARYIRRLAAEGRARPLAEPLTLARAVGGMCVEFARRTAERPGVHQDAVRDVTALYLHLLGAGPARRE